One window of the Thermodesulfomicrobium sp. WS genome contains the following:
- the nadC gene encoding carboxylating nicotinate-nucleotide diphosphorylase: MFPTFPDVAQKHLHQLIAIALEEDGPDATSQAVFHPEDTLTASLVAKADAVIAGLPLVDLVLGATGAPYHLTLFARDGERVASGTELARIHGQAQGILKAERVLLNFLCHLCGVATLTRAFVDAVAGTGVRILDTRKTTPGMRFLEKYAVRMGGGTNHRMGLGDMLMLKDNHIDRAGSMTAAAKALRAVYGHSLPLEIECRTLAHVEEALAIGPERIMLDNMDRATLKQAIARIAGQVETEVSGNVTLATVRAIAELGPTYISVGALTHSAPAADLSLRITFPKETT; the protein is encoded by the coding sequence ATGTTCCCGACATTTCCAGATGTTGCCCAAAAACACCTGCACCAGCTCATTGCCATCGCCCTCGAAGAAGACGGCCCGGATGCCACAAGCCAGGCGGTGTTCCACCCTGAAGACACCCTCACCGCCAGCCTGGTGGCCAAGGCGGACGCGGTGATCGCGGGACTGCCTCTCGTGGATCTGGTGTTGGGCGCCACCGGCGCTCCCTACCACCTGACGCTTTTTGCCCGCGACGGCGAGCGCGTCGCTTCCGGCACCGAACTTGCCCGCATCCACGGGCAAGCGCAGGGCATCCTCAAGGCGGAGCGTGTCCTGCTCAACTTCCTGTGCCACCTCTGTGGAGTCGCCACGCTCACCCGCGCCTTTGTGGATGCCGTGGCCGGCACCGGCGTGCGCATCCTCGACACCCGCAAGACCACGCCGGGCATGCGCTTCCTCGAGAAGTACGCCGTGCGCATGGGCGGCGGCACCAATCACCGCATGGGCCTTGGCGACATGCTCATGCTCAAGGATAACCACATCGACCGCGCCGGCTCCATGACCGCAGCGGCCAAGGCGCTCCGCGCCGTCTACGGCCACAGCCTGCCCTTGGAAATCGAATGCCGCACCCTGGCCCATGTGGAAGAGGCCCTCGCCATCGGCCCGGAGCGCATCATGCTCGACAACATGGACCGAGCCACGCTGAAGCAAGCCATCGCTCGTATCGCCGGCCAGGTGGAGACAGAAGTGAGCGGAAACGTCACCCTGGCTACGGTACGCGCCATCGCCGAACTGGGCCCCACCTACATTTCCGTGGGCGCCCTCACCCATTCCGCGCCGGCCGCAGACCTGTCGCTGCGCATCACGTTTCCCAAGGAGACCACATGA
- the nadA gene encoding quinolinate synthase NadA, with protein sequence MTSLAQQIARHQHRLAILAHHYQADAIVEHAHFVGDSLELARQVTELAAEHIVFCGVHFMAESAAILARPEQKVHAPVLQAGCVMANMAPAPLVEAVLARLTRSGARVIPLTYVNSSAAIKAVVGRAGGAVCTSANAQRMLQWALEQGDCVLFLPDANLGANTARAIGLPQTSIERLDICAGGLHVPAAQADVRVYLWPGCCAVHHKIRLEDIQAVRAKFPQARILVHPECRPEVVAAADGAGSTSYLIREAAQTPAGSTLAIGTEDNLVARLARRHPEVRILPVRRVLCSNMAKTDVHALTAKLQELDTAQPVRVDAATAAAARLALERMLTACAPPNR encoded by the coding sequence ATGACGAGCCTTGCCCAACAGATCGCCCGCCACCAGCACCGGCTGGCCATCCTCGCCCACCACTACCAGGCGGACGCCATCGTCGAGCACGCCCATTTTGTGGGCGATTCCCTGGAACTCGCCCGCCAGGTCACGGAACTCGCCGCCGAGCACATCGTGTTCTGCGGGGTGCACTTCATGGCGGAAAGTGCGGCCATCCTCGCCCGGCCGGAGCAAAAAGTCCACGCCCCGGTGCTTCAAGCGGGCTGCGTCATGGCCAACATGGCGCCGGCCCCGCTCGTGGAGGCCGTGCTTGCCCGCCTTACTCGCAGCGGCGCGCGCGTCATTCCGCTGACCTACGTCAACTCCTCGGCAGCCATCAAAGCCGTGGTGGGGCGCGCCGGCGGGGCAGTATGCACCTCGGCCAACGCCCAACGCATGCTCCAATGGGCCTTGGAGCAGGGCGACTGCGTGCTCTTTCTCCCGGACGCCAACCTGGGCGCCAACACCGCCCGGGCCATAGGTCTGCCGCAGACCAGCATAGAACGGCTCGACATCTGCGCAGGCGGACTCCACGTGCCCGCAGCCCAAGCGGACGTGCGCGTGTACCTGTGGCCCGGATGCTGCGCCGTGCACCACAAGATCCGCCTGGAGGACATCCAGGCGGTGCGCGCGAAGTTTCCCCAGGCGCGCATCCTCGTGCACCCCGAGTGCCGACCCGAGGTGGTGGCCGCCGCCGACGGCGCCGGTTCCACCTCGTACCTCATCCGCGAAGCCGCACAAACCCCGGCAGGCAGCACCCTTGCCATCGGCACCGAAGACAACCTCGTCGCACGCCTTGCCCGCCGCCACCCCGAGGTGCGCATCCTGCCCGTGCGCCGGGTACTGTGCTCCAACATGGCCAAAACCGATGTCCACGCCCTCACCGCCAAACTCCAAGAGCTCGACACCGCCCAGCCGGTCCGCGTGGACGCGGCGACTGCGGCCGCAGCTCGCCTCGCCTTGGAGCGCATGCTCACGGCGTGCGCCCCACCGAATCGGTGA
- a CDS encoding sigma-54 dependent transcriptional regulator yields MGRKKQTAVSGNGQRRPSEEASAIEIFDVGFADELGQFVFQSKAMRDLYELATQVAGSDATVMISGESGTGKELFARLVHQLSGRRSQPFVPVNCGVVKGELFADKFFGHEPGAFTGASRQRKGLFEIVGHGTLFLDEVGDIPVPNQVDFLRVLEERSFRRLGGEKTIGFHARIVAATNRCLQTMIRTGEFRADLYYRLHVVAVTLPPLRDRVEDIPPLVEYFLEIYRRRYHKPSVKMSDAAMDALMRYSWPGNVRELRNLMERLVLLSREARIDVSHLPLELRLGSVRPMVSAVPAGDLRLETAVREAEIAAILRAWEAAGGSKARLAEILDVSPRTLRYKLAHYGLRLS; encoded by the coding sequence ATGGGGCGGAAAAAGCAGACGGCAGTCTCCGGGAATGGGCAGCGGCGGCCTTCGGAAGAGGCCTCGGCCATCGAGATCTTCGATGTCGGCTTTGCGGATGAATTAGGACAATTTGTCTTTCAGTCCAAAGCCATGCGAGACCTGTACGAGCTGGCGACGCAAGTGGCGGGATCGGACGCCACGGTGATGATTTCTGGGGAGTCCGGCACGGGCAAAGAGTTGTTCGCCCGTCTGGTGCATCAGCTGTCCGGCCGTCGTTCCCAGCCCTTTGTGCCGGTCAATTGCGGCGTGGTGAAGGGCGAGCTTTTTGCCGACAAATTTTTCGGCCATGAGCCCGGGGCCTTCACCGGTGCTTCCCGGCAGCGCAAAGGCCTTTTTGAGATCGTTGGGCACGGGACGCTTTTTTTGGACGAGGTGGGCGACATCCCGGTGCCGAACCAGGTGGATTTTTTGCGGGTGCTGGAAGAGCGAAGTTTTCGGCGGCTCGGCGGAGAAAAAACCATCGGTTTCCATGCCCGTATCGTGGCGGCCACCAATCGCTGCCTGCAAACCATGATCCGCACCGGCGAATTCCGGGCGGACCTCTACTACCGGCTGCATGTGGTGGCGGTGACCCTGCCGCCCCTTCGTGACCGTGTCGAAGATATTCCACCGCTGGTGGAGTATTTTTTGGAAATTTACCGCCGTCGCTACCACAAGCCGTCGGTGAAGATGAGCGACGCTGCCATGGACGCCCTCATGCGCTATTCCTGGCCAGGCAATGTGCGCGAGCTGCGCAACCTCATGGAACGGCTTGTCCTTTTGAGTCGTGAAGCCCGTATCGACGTCTCCCACCTGCCCTTGGAACTGCGGTTGGGAAGCGTGCGCCCTATGGTGTCCGCCGTGCCTGCAGGGGATTTACGCCTGGAGACTGCGGTGCGCGAAGCCGAGATCGCTGCCATTTTGCGAGCTTGGGAAGCAGCGGGGGGGAGTAAGGCCCGATTGGCGGAAATTTTGGACGTAAGCCCCCGCACGCTGCGGTACAAGCTCGCCCACTATGGGTTGCGGTTGTCGTAG
- a CDS encoding sulfite exporter TauE/SafE family protein produces MKPNTWKMACGCALALVAMAALAWAANDTGVGAEMTQQLATAGAKTPLPWWAWPLILAIFCFVLGVIAVLAGVGGGVLFVPLVSGFFPFHLDFVRGAGLLVALAGALAAGPGLLKRNLASLRLALPVALIASSCAIVGAFLGLALPTNVVQICLGSTIIFIAALLFFSKNTARPVVTKQDAIGLALGIHGAYLDASTGEVVEWKTHRTLWGLLLFIVIGIMAGMFGLGAGWANVPVLNLMMGVPLKVAVGTSKFLLSITDTSAAWVYLNKGCVIPLMAIPSIVGLMAGSFVGVRLLAIAKPAFIRYMVIGVLLFSGVKALLKGLGI; encoded by the coding sequence ATGAAACCCAACACCTGGAAAATGGCCTGCGGCTGTGCCCTGGCCCTTGTGGCCATGGCCGCTTTGGCATGGGCCGCCAACGACACCGGCGTTGGCGCGGAAATGACCCAACAATTGGCCACAGCCGGGGCCAAGACACCCCTGCCCTGGTGGGCGTGGCCCCTCATCTTGGCGATCTTCTGTTTTGTACTGGGCGTCATTGCCGTGCTCGCGGGCGTGGGCGGCGGCGTGCTCTTCGTGCCTTTGGTCAGCGGCTTTTTCCCCTTTCATCTGGACTTCGTGCGCGGGGCCGGTCTTCTGGTGGCCCTAGCCGGCGCCCTTGCCGCTGGGCCAGGACTTCTCAAGCGCAACCTGGCTAGCCTTCGTCTGGCCCTACCAGTGGCCCTCATCGCCTCCAGCTGTGCTATCGTCGGCGCCTTCTTGGGCCTCGCGCTGCCCACCAATGTGGTACAGATCTGTCTTGGCAGTACCATTATCTTCATCGCCGCCTTGCTTTTCTTCTCCAAGAACACCGCCCGCCCCGTGGTCACCAAGCAAGACGCCATCGGCCTTGCCTTGGGCATCCATGGGGCCTACCTCGACGCGTCCACCGGAGAAGTGGTGGAGTGGAAGACCCACCGCACCCTTTGGGGCCTGCTGCTCTTCATCGTCATCGGGATCATGGCCGGCATGTTCGGCTTGGGTGCCGGTTGGGCCAATGTGCCGGTGCTCAACCTCATGATGGGTGTCCCCCTGAAGGTGGCTGTGGGGACCAGTAAGTTTCTCCTGTCCATCACCGACACCTCGGCCGCGTGGGTGTACCTCAACAAAGGCTGCGTCATCCCGCTCATGGCCATTCCCTCCATCGTGGGACTCATGGCCGGGTCTTTTGTGGGTGTCCGCCTCTTGGCGATCGCCAAGCCCGCGTTCATCCGGTATATGGTCATCGGCGTGTTACTCTTTTCCGGCGTGAAGGCCCTGCTCAAAGGCCTGGGCATCTAA
- a CDS encoding DUF1634 domain-containing protein, which produces MHTNTNAPKEQLVYADILFYGCWTGLALMAITYLLYVSGIMEPYVSMQLITQYWSMPVHEYLTANNVPTGWGWVSLLGKGDFLNFLGIALLSGLTIAGFAYLTVAYFKQKDFKFAIISLLEVLTLCLAASGIIGGGAH; this is translated from the coding sequence ATGCATACCAACACCAACGCTCCCAAAGAACAGCTCGTATATGCCGACATCCTCTTTTATGGATGCTGGACCGGGCTCGCCCTCATGGCCATCACCTACCTGCTCTATGTCTCTGGAATCATGGAGCCCTACGTCTCCATGCAACTCATCACCCAGTATTGGTCCATGCCCGTCCACGAGTATCTTACCGCCAACAATGTGCCGACGGGTTGGGGATGGGTCTCTTTGCTCGGCAAAGGCGACTTCCTCAATTTCCTAGGCATTGCCCTGCTCTCTGGCCTTACCATCGCCGGATTTGCGTACCTCACCGTGGCCTACTTCAAGCAAAAGGACTTCAAGTTCGCCATCATCTCTTTGCTGGAAGTCCTCACTCTCTGCCTGGCCGCGTCGGGTATCATCGGCGGCGGAGCCCACTAA
- a CDS encoding sigma 54-interacting transcriptional regulator, producing the protein MNISLLDILDALPVGCIVLDPHRRVRTLNAAMESLLGYARDEVAGLPCRHVLRSRRCIQNCPHASDGAPSPGGRTDCLSRHRRIIPINLTPVRLTTDQGAVYLDIVEDLSPIHSLEARLNQTATEDSLVGRSPAMERILRLVPMVAGHSAPILITGETGTGKGRLAHAIHKASPRARQPFIRFSCGPMAEEILEAELFGKTAPAPQPGRFQQAQGGTLYLAEIESLPPSIQTRLLRFLDEGTIQPQGGHPMRVDVRLMASTMTDPATLAAAGRLCENLFHRLAAVRLDLPPLRERPEDVAFLLHYFREHFAQRLKKNISGFTPKALSMLHAHPFPGNVRELKNIMEFAVLVCPEGDVRPQHLPGYLLRQPQRRGRKE; encoded by the coding sequence ATGAACATCTCCCTGCTGGACATCCTGGACGCCCTGCCTGTGGGCTGCATCGTTCTGGATCCCCACCGTCGGGTGCGCACGCTCAATGCCGCCATGGAGTCCCTCCTCGGCTACGCACGAGACGAAGTCGCCGGACTCCCCTGTCGGCACGTGTTGCGCAGCCGCCGGTGTATCCAGAATTGCCCGCACGCCTCAGACGGGGCGCCAAGCCCAGGGGGACGCACCGACTGCCTCTCGCGCCACCGGCGCATCATCCCCATCAACCTCACCCCGGTGCGCCTGACGACGGACCAGGGCGCGGTATATCTCGACATCGTGGAAGATCTCTCGCCGATCCACAGCCTGGAAGCCCGGCTCAACCAGACCGCCACCGAAGACTCCTTGGTGGGTCGCTCCCCGGCCATGGAGCGCATCCTGCGCTTGGTGCCCATGGTGGCCGGCCACAGTGCCCCCATCCTCATCACCGGCGAAACCGGGACGGGCAAAGGCCGCCTGGCCCATGCCATCCACAAGGCTTCCCCACGGGCGCGCCAGCCTTTTATCCGCTTCAGCTGCGGCCCCATGGCCGAAGAAATCCTGGAAGCCGAGCTCTTCGGCAAAACCGCCCCTGCCCCCCAACCTGGCCGCTTCCAGCAGGCCCAAGGGGGGACCCTGTATCTGGCCGAGATCGAATCGCTGCCGCCCTCCATCCAGACGCGCCTTCTTCGCTTTCTCGACGAAGGCACGATTCAGCCGCAGGGGGGGCATCCCATGCGGGTTGATGTCCGGCTCATGGCCTCTACCATGACCGACCCTGCCACGCTCGCGGCCGCAGGCAGGCTCTGCGAAAATCTCTTCCACCGTTTGGCGGCGGTGCGTCTGGATCTGCCCCCCCTGCGCGAGCGTCCAGAAGACGTAGCCTTTCTCCTGCACTATTTTCGCGAACATTTCGCCCAGCGCTTGAAAAAGAACATCTCCGGCTTCACCCCCAAGGCCTTGAGCATGCTCCATGCCCATCCCTTTCCCGGAAACGTACGGGAACTCAAAAACATCATGGAATTTGCCGTCCTCGTATGTCCTGAAGGAGATGTCCGGCCACAACACCTCCCGGGGTATCTGCTCCGCCAACCGCAGCGCCGCGGCCGTAAGGAGTGA
- a CDS encoding NifB/NifX family molybdenum-iron cluster-binding protein translates to MERRILITTDRDEIAPRFDLAMEVLILRLAEGGEIVARKSLLLAHPSADELCNLILERDMDAVVCGGIEEEYSHYLRWKRVEVFDGVIGSVAAVIDRLRTGTLNPGDIVGFSGAPA, encoded by the coding sequence ATGGAGCGCCGCATCCTCATCACCACCGACCGCGACGAAATCGCCCCCCGTTTCGATCTCGCCATGGAGGTCCTCATCCTGCGCCTGGCTGAGGGCGGGGAGATCGTGGCCCGCAAATCGCTCCTCCTTGCCCACCCTTCCGCGGACGAGCTCTGTAACCTCATCCTTGAACGGGACATGGATGCCGTGGTATGCGGGGGCATCGAAGAAGAATACTCCCACTACCTGCGCTGGAAACGGGTCGAAGTCTTTGATGGCGTCATTGGCTCCGTGGCTGCGGTCATTGACCGCCTGCGCACAGGCACCCTCAACCCAGGAGACATCGTGGGATTTTCTGGAGCTCCAGCATGA